Sequence from the Melanotaenia boesemani isolate fMelBoe1 chromosome 21, fMelBoe1.pri, whole genome shotgun sequence genome:
cacagttAAATTAGAAATTAACCAAAAGCAAATATTTGATTGCAAATCAATTTTTAGGATTAACTACAAAAACCAGACCTCCCAAAACTTCTCTTACAAGTAGAGTGCTGCCATCTAGTGTTTGTACTTGCTTGTGCAGCCTTATATGTTCCCCAAAAAGTTTAACAGTGCGTTTCTCATTCATTAGCAGTGAAGATTAAATCGTTGATCTTCTtgtttgatggcagcaacatatgccaaaaagttggaacagaaacaagaaaaggctggaaaagtaagtggcacaaatcaaagaaaactgGAGGAGTCTTTGACAACTAATttggttaattggcaacaggtcagtaatatGATTAGGTATAGAAGGAgtatttcagagaggcagagcctctcataAGTAAAGAATGGCAGAGGTTCCACAATGTGCAACAAAGTGTGTCTAAAAATTGTTGAAGAATTTCATAACAATGTTCCTAAACATAAAATCTACAGAGTATAATAGTGTTTCAGGTACGCTTGTAGAAATCATGTAGTGATTTCTACAAATGTTCTCTGTTCTCTGTGAACAGTTCATCATACAATCCACAAAATGTAGATTTAAGCTTTACCTTGCAACCAGGCACCACACCCTGTCTTCTCTGtgtcaaagctcatttaaaatcaGGCAAAGTAGATAACTGTTCTGTGATCAGATTAATCAAAATGTTACATTCTTTTTGGAAATCATGGAACCTTGTCCTGTCAACTGTCAGAGCAAAGGACCACCCATCTTGTTATCACCATACCATttaaaagcctgcatctctgaagAGGAGGGGAATGCTGCACAATGGTACATCTGGTCCAACATGCTGACTCCCAGACCACTTCTCACTCAGCAGACTACATCATCTATACCCACACAAGGCTGGTTAAAAAATGAAGAGGATCAAGAGGTGGTTTCCCCAGGCGGTCAACATGAAGCCAGAATGAGGCTCTTCGGACTTTCATGTTGGGTGGCCTTCTTAGTTGCCCATTTCAGGATTGTGTCATTGTTAAAGGCTATGCTGCTGCAGACCCCAGAGATCACAACTATTCAATTTTCCTCTCTCatgattctctgaatctgtcAATGATATTATTGAGCACAGACAATGAAAACCCCAAACTGATACATCATAATTAAAATCTTGAAGCATGTGCCCACTAAATTGTTCACAGAGTACTATacaatttgtatttatatagcacttgaaaaaacaacacatggtTGACCAAAGTGGTGCACAACAGGTAAAATacaggacagaaataaaagacatgaGACTCCACAAACCAtgtaaacactaaaaacaaagaggatACAGTACCGTCTGAATAGACAGTAAAAGCAAGTTCACCTCACACTGGTTTAAAAGCAGGGTTTGAATtacaggggagctaaggggagcttggctcccctgaaaggcagagtAGCTCCCTTAAAGACATTCAAATGAGGGGGTACCAAATTTCGGGtggcatttaattttttattaaggtTTCTGTTTCTTGAAAAGAATGGCATTAACTTGTCAGTGTTGTGcgttttttcatctcttttagATCCTGGTTGATCCGATATATCTTGcgatctgaatttttttttcttttttattattcttgacATTATTGTGCACTTTAATCTCCTTATGTgattcttcttatttttattgttgtattgTGCTGGTCTATCAAGTAACAAAATTACTTTTATAAATACTATCATTTTCccgttttgaaaataaaaattaactcAATAAACTTGTCTGGTTTCCAGTCACTTCTGAAGGGTGTGCTTTAATTGCTGCAAATAACAACCAATGTACTTAATATTACATTGGAAATTAAAGAGGCACAACAACAGTAGATGTCACAGCTGTGGAAGCAAGAGCCAGCATCCATGCGTAATTCTTCACACATTATCCATGGAAATGTTGAATGAAGTTGTTAAACAATTTAATGAAAGTAATATTGCTCGCATGTGACACAGTTTTGTACTCAAAAATGGTTAAAGAACAGATCAAAGATCAAAAATGTCCCCATGTGGAGAGAGTGGCGCATCACAGCCCGCTGAGTTAACTGCAGCCTGTCCTACAGCGAGTTGTTTCTGATACGGAAACAATGCTGAGGGACCCACCCAGCACCAGGCAGCTCTCTCTGCTCGGCTCTTCCTGGACCTGACATCCGCAACTGAAAGTAAGTTACGCTCTTCTTTAGCTTGTCACTGCAAtatcagaagaaataaaaatagataagtAGCCCCTCTTTCTGTTGCAAGACTAGGTCcaatctttttctctctctctcttttttttttttttttttttttttttttttttgcagcggTCGCTTATTTTCCGCCACTGAGGAATGTAGGGAGTTAGCTTCGCCTGATTAGCTAAACTGCcaattttctacattttaacgGTCGCAACTGCTCTCAGGTACTTCCTTAATATGTGTAACAAACTTGCATAATGCTTTTCTTTGAGTCTTTAACTGGATGCTAAATGCTAAGCATTAACTTATATAACAACCCTTTATCAAAGAGGACATGATGAAGTAAAGTGTCACCTCGTTTTACGTGTTTAAGTAAGATGTCATTTCATGCTCTTTGGTTTATGAACTTTACACGGTCCATGTTGTTATGTGCACTTGATTGTAAATGCCTAGCTTTCTAGGTAATAGACGTGTTGAGAAATCTCAGGCCTGTGATGTTCTGCCAGAGGGAATTGCTGTTTTTCAGCGCTCTTCAGAAAAGCTATGCTAGtcgtgtaaatgtgtgtttgagtaGGCGATACGACCATCACATAGCTGAACTACTTCTGTGTTGATTCCTACTTCgcttatttaaatgaaaaagctgGCTATCATGTATCAAATTCGGCCCTACTGTTCGTTGTTAATGTCACGTGTTGAAAACGGTGGAATATACGATAACACGTAAATGCCTCACCTTAAACAAATCCTAAGCTGGGAGGCGGCAGGGAGTGTCGTTCATTCAGTAACTAACCTTTTGCCATAGTTTAAGCTCTTGTGCAATTCCATGTATTCAGCCTCTTTGAATCCAGAATATTTAAATCCCAAATTCCCACTAAAACGAGTAACACCAGACaacaagtttttaaataaacaaacagtggatttaattttaaatgatatgcaaaaaaagtgtttaaaaactaTTCTATCCAACATCAACTTCCTCCTGTGTTGTCAAAACCCCCCACGGATCCTTGTTTCTTGTTTGCATGTAACCAAACTTAATTTACAGTCAACTGCTTATTTATTATAGTAAAATGGGACTGCAGCTATAATGAGCTAAATCATCAAATTCAAACTAAAACACTGGGGATCCCTGCCAAATGTGTAaccaaaattaaatatattattaatgtTTTGCTTCGATGGTGGTGGTTGTTATTTAGTATTACTATTTTTTGTAATGAGTATTTGTAAAGACTTTCTTAACAAAGTTACAAAGTActttatgtaaaagaaacaagCATTACTCTGTTTATTCTagctgggttttttttaaagaaggaaatctttatttttattaaacatataaacacactgcaATGTTTTTATATGACAGTGTGATCTCTTAGAAACTTGGATTAACAGAAACGTTCCTGAAAATACTAGGGTCCTATTAACAAATTGGCTCTTACATGTACATGATGGTGACCTTCCACAACTTCATGTCACTTTCAGGTGCTGAAGATGAGTTATCCAGGTTATCCCCCACAGGCAGGCGGCTACCCACCCCAGGCAGGCGGCTACCCACCACAGGCAGGCGGCTACCCACCACAGGCCGGGGGCTACCCACCACAGCCAGGGGCATATCCTCCCCAATCAGGTGGCTACCCTCCAGCAGCCGGTGGTTACCCTCCAGCAGCCGGTGGCTACCCTCCAGCAGCCGGTGGCTACCCTCCAGCAGCAGGTGGCTACCCCCCACAAGCAGGCGGATACCCACCTCAGGCTGGTGGTTACCCTCCTGCAGCAGGCGGTTACCCTCCAGCAGCAGGGGGCTTCCCTCCCCAGGCTGGTGGCTACCCTGGCCCAGCTGGAGGCTTCCCTCCTCAGGCTGGTGGATACCCACCTCAGCCTGCTGCAGGAGGCTATCCTTCTATGCCTCCAGCAGGTGAGTTTAAAGAAATAGGGTGAATAGgacataaataaaagcagcCAAGGACATATAAAAAGCAAATGTAGAGATTTGCTCTTTGGATTAATTATATGTAAATTATACCTCTATGTACTTTGCAGGCGGAGGCTGGGGTGCAGCACCAGGTGGCACGGTACATTAAGTCTTATCTCTTCACTTCTATAGTGTCAACTCATTAGTAGCATATGGACAGACTAAATCTTTGCTAGATCTAGGCTAAATCTCTTGTTTGCTGAAATCATCTTATCCTCACCAGCTATAGTTAAACCTTATATGTTCTATATAAAGTGTGTCATCAGTTAAATACTTACAGTTGCATTTTGTTTGCAGCCAGGAGGAGCTCAGCAGGGATTCCCAGGGGGCCCTGCCCCAGGCCAACCCATGCCAAATTACCCCGGAGCCCCTGCCACTAACCCCTCGATGCCTGCCTATGGAGGTGGAGTTCCATCCAACCCCCAGGCACCAGCCATTCCTGTAAGACATACGTGCCTTTGTTGAATAATTGTCCTTAAACTTTACACATATAATGCACATGCAGCAAAAAACACCCATTGTAACAATACagtattttatatgtttatataactATAATGTTGGATATTTATAGCAAGGGTACAGGGGCTCCATTAAAGATTTTCCAGGGGCCGATCCACTGAAGGATGTTGAAGTTCTCCGAAAAGCCATGAAGGGTTTTGGTGAGTAAATATCATCATCCCAGTGAGTTTAATCCATCAAATACAATGGCAGTTTACTTGCCCAATCCCATTTTACACACCACAGTggtctgtaaaaacaaaatatctttAACAGGCACTGATGAAAATGCTATTATTGAACTTCTGGGAAGTCGCACTAACAAGCAGAGGGTTCCAATGGTCGCTGCTTACAAAACTACCTATGGGAAGGTAAGATTtcaaaatttgtatttatttaatttttttttttttttttcaactgtaAAAAATTTATGTCTtagctgattttatttatttattttggttgtttttgttttatttgttttcatgttacCTAGGATTTAAACCACGATCTGAAGTCTGAGCTCACTGGAAGCTTTGAGAAACTGGTTCTTGCCATGTTGAGGAGTCCAGCGCACTTTGATGCATCTGAGCTCAGAGAAGCAATAAAGGTTGGAAGAGGCTCAGCAAATACTTAAATTTTGGTTCAGTTGGAATATCAATATTGAATCAGTCATGTCCTAGGAAAACAAGAGCAGCAAATGGAAAAATGAGTCTTACCAaagctttttaatattttttccaggGTGCAGGAACTGATGAAGCTTGTCTGATTGAGATTTTATCATCACGTTCCAATGCAGAGATTCAGCAGATCAACACAATCTACAAAGCTGGTGGGTCAACAAAAGCCTTTTCTACTgataattttctcttttaattaattcatttattaaacaggTTGTTAACTCTGTGGCCTacatagaaaatgtattttttttttctacagtttaAATTGAATATGGAGATCCCCTGTTTTGTTTAAGAAAATCTCTTAACATTAAATATGACACACAAATTATGGGTTTTATCAAACGTGAGCAAAATGcaaattttatgaaaataaatttatttcccTAAAAAGCTGACCTTCCTTTCAGAGTATGGGAAGAAGTTGGAAGACGCTATCAGCAACGACACCTCTGGTCACTTCCGCAGACTTCTGATCTCTCTTTGTCAGGTATGTTCTCCACACGTATACATCATATAAAGTGTTCTCTTTCAAACTGGTGATCAGGTAAAGCGCTGACTGCTCTGGTGGACTCTGCCTGCCTGATGTTGttctttgtcatttgttttaGGGAAATCGAGATGAAAGGGAGGCTGTTGACATCGCTTTGGCCAAACAGGATGCTCAGGTAGTGCTCTAAAGCTGGTTTGGGGTTGAAATTCTCTCAGAAAGGTGTGTGAAGACCTGTTTTACAACATCTCTCTTTTCACAGAAACTATACGCTGCCGGTGAGAATAAAGTGGGAACTGATGAGTCTCAGTTTAATGCCATCCTGTGTGCTCGCAGCAAGCCCCACCTTCGGGCAGGTGTGTTATTTCAGCATTTCCACAAGCTTTTTCTTCCTGTCTCACTTGGAGATTTTTCCttagtttctttcatttcaaaacTTTTAATGATCTTTGTAGTAAAATCCTTTTGTACATTTTCATATGTTAACTGTATCcatcttgtttgtgtttgtttctttgtcagTCTTCCACGAGTACCAGCAGATGTGTGGAAGAGACATTGAGAAGAGTATTTGCAGGGAAATGTCTGGAAATGTGGAGTCTGGCATGGTGGCTGTGGGTATGTTCTACGactttcatttctaaatctCAACCAAACTCAAGTGGCCCtccaaaaaaccaaaaaggaaattaaataaaattttattgtgAAGAAAAAGCATCAAATCAGACTACACTGAACCCAAAGACTGTGCAGTTATCAtcaatttaataatttgacttTATTTCATAAATGACTTGGCCTGAAGttaaaattatttcataatttcttgcatttttttctccatcagtctCATTAAAAGCTTATTTTTGACTTCCGTTCACAAATGTTAAAGATGAATGTTCTGTAAATAGTTGCATCGATATGTAGacaatttaattttgtttactcaattagttaatttaaatttataggTTTGTAATGTTCTAAGTTTAAAGCTGAAAAGACTGGTACATCCTTTTTACATACATGAGAGGTTAAATAATAGTTTCAGAACATCAGCTGCCATGTTTGCCTCAATGCACCTTGTGGTAAGTTCAGAAGTTCATCATTATATAGTTTTTAAGGTTTAGAAAAACCTAGGCAACATCTACAGTATATCTTCACAAGTCGTTTTTTCTGAGGCTTCCCAAAATCCCCCAAATATCTTCTGGATATAAGATGTGATGATTTGAATGGTTCTCGTATGTCAAACCTTGAATTATAATTAGTGCTGTAAGGAAAGTTAACCAACATACAGTATGACTCCATACACAACATAATTGAAAATACtgtgattttcattttatttaattaatttttttgttattattaataatgaaaTATCTGAATACCTTGAGTTTCttaaggtaaaaagaaaaaaaaacatagttttgCTGATGTGATTTGAAATACTTGTAAGAAGATATGTGGGAATCCTTATTTCTTGAGTGGTGCAGTAAAGCACTCTACGTGGAGATGCAAAAGGCTTCCGAGTTCTGCTAACAATAATGTTGCAAGACA
This genomic interval carries:
- the anxa11b gene encoding annexin A11b, which encodes MSYPGYPPQAGGYPPQAGGYPPQAGGYPPQAGGYPPQPGAYPPQSGGYPPAAGGYPPAAGGYPPAAGGYPPAAGGYPPQAGGYPPQAGGYPPAAGGYPPAAGGFPPQAGGYPGPAGGFPPQAGGYPPQPAAGGYPSMPPAGGGWGAAPGGTPGGAQQGFPGGPAPGQPMPNYPGAPATNPSMPAYGGGVPSNPQAPAIPQGYRGSIKDFPGADPLKDVEVLRKAMKGFGTDENAIIELLGSRTNKQRVPMVAAYKTTYGKDLNHDLKSELTGSFEKLVLAMLRSPAHFDASELREAIKGAGTDEACLIEILSSRSNAEIQQINTIYKAEYGKKLEDAISNDTSGHFRRLLISLCQGNRDEREAVDIALAKQDAQKLYAAGENKVGTDESQFNAILCARSKPHLRAVFHEYQQMCGRDIEKSICREMSGNVESGMVAVVKCIKNTPAYFAERLNKAMKGAGTKDTTLIRIMVSRSEVDMLDIRREYVKTYGKSLYTDISGDTSGDYKKLLLKLCGGSD